CATGATATCGACACCGTAATCCCTGCCGGCCAGTGAAAATGTCACCATCTTGAAATCTATTCTACGTTTCTGCTCAGCATTTTCTTTTTCCATTAGTTCTTCGGTCATTGAATTCATGCAATCATCCTCATACGCCTACAATATTTTCGCTTCACGTTCCTTCCGTTTGGTCTTTTCGATCTGTACGTCAAGGTCGAGAAGCTGGCTGACATCGATAATAAGAGATACTGTTCCGTCTCCCAGAATTGTCGCGCCCGCAATTCCCGGCGAGTTCGAGTATTTGTCCTTGAGCGGTTTTATGACAATATCCTCTTCACCGATCAGGGAATCGACCATAAGACCGACCTTGTTATTTTCCGAACCCACAAGAACAAGGTAATAATGCGGTTTGGTTTCATCCGTTTGAATCTTGAATATCCTGTTCAGTCTCACGATCGATATCACCTCTTCCCTGAGGTTGAACACTTCATAATTATCAATAAGCTTTATCTCCTCCGGTTTTATCCGATGACTCTCGATGACCGATGTAATCGGTACTGCATAGACTTCCCCTCCCACGCGGACCATCAAACCCTGAATAATTGCCAGGGTAAGCGGTAGTTTTATCGTGAACTTTGTTCCCACTCCGATTTTTGACCATACGCTCACGTTACCATTGAGTTTTTCGATTTTTTTCTTTACCACGTCCAGACCGACCCCCCGGCCGGAAACATCAGTCACTTTCTCCGCGGTTGAAAAGCCCGGTTGAAATATCAGATTAAAAGCCTCGATGTCCGAAAGATGTTTATCGGGATGAATGAGATCGAGTTTTACCGCTTTTTTTCGTATATCATCGACGTCAATCCCCCGTCCGTCATCATAGATTTCGATGATAATCATATTCCCCTCATTCATTGCCTTAAGGAGGATAGTACCTTCCGGCGGTTTCCCCTGCTTGATCCGTTCCTGTTCCGATTCGATACCGTGATCCAGGGAATTTCGGACGCAATGAATAAGCGGATCGATAAGATCCTCGATAACCGATTTATCGAGTTCCGTTTCTTCTCCTTCCGTTTTCAACTTTACATTTTTGTTCAAATCCCGTGAAAGATCGCGGACAAGCCGTGGGAACCGTGAGAAAATCTGTTCCACGGGAACCATTCTGATCTTCATGACGCCTTCCTGAAGTTCATTGGTAATCCTGCCGAGGCTTTGTGCGGTCGTGTGAAATTGTCCGATCGTATTTTTCAGCGCAGATTCAAAGGCGATATAATCCGAAGGAAGGTTGTCGAATCTGTTCATAACCTCCCGCGTAACGGCTTTGAGGTCTTTTCCGTTTGATTTATATGCTTCCATATATTCGGGTAATGATTTGAAAAACTCCTTGATTCTCGCGTTAATCCTTCCGGTTGCCTCTTGCAGATCAAGTAATAAATTATTGTAATCGCTGCTGATCTGATTAAATGTCGCTTTTGTGATGACCGCCTCGCTGACAAGATTCATCAGCGCATCGATCCTGTTGCTTTCCACCCTGAGGACCGAACTGAACTTTGTGATTTTCCTTATATCGGATAATTTTGTCTTTGCCTCAGAAGCTTTTGCCTTCTCTTCCCCCCCCGTCAAACTTCCCTCACCGGATTCATTCATTTCCTCATCCGTCGAAGCGGTTTCTTTCAATTTAATGATTCTTACCGATTTGATGATATCCGGCATATCGCAAATATACTCGAGTTGATTCGCCCCCGCTTTTGTCGAAATGTAGTACTCGACATACGGAAAAAATCTGTCGCTGTAAAGTTGTTCGAACTCCGGATTCGTTTTGATCACCGTCCCTATTTCCTTGAGAGCGGCATAAACCTGTATGCCGCCGACCGTATTCATAACGGCATCTTTGTCAAATTGAACGGTAATCTGATAAAGGGTTTCCCCTTCACCTGTTGACTGCCGGAGTTCGAGCAGTTCATACTCGGTCAAATCAGATTCCTGATAGGAAGGTTCTTTATGGCTCTTTTTTTCTTTCGGGCGGGCTTTCTTTTCTTTCTTTTTTTTCTGTTTATCTTTTTCCCCGCCCTCTCCCAGAAGCGCGTTGAGTTCATCTTCCAGCGCGGAAATATCCTCTTCAAATATTCTTCCTGCAAGCCGCTCCCGTAACATCTGTTTGATAATGTCTATTGATTTGAGAAGAATATCGACCACATACTCGCCGGCTTTAAGCGTTTCGCTTCTCATTTCATCCAGTACGTTTTCAATCAGATGTGTCAATTGGGTGATTTCCTGCATCTCGACTGTCGCGGACCCGCCTTTCAGTGTATGGGCCGCCCGAAATATTTCATCGATCGCATCCCTGTTTGAGGGATCGTTCTCAAGAAGAAGAATATTCTGTTCAAGCAATTCTACCTGAAGTTCTGCTTCATCAAAAAAATCTTTAAGCAGTTCTTTATTCGTGGGATCCAGATAGTCACTCATTAATAATATTTTTATCAATTCCCGACTGAAAGTCAATAGATAATCTTTACAAGATTGACAAATATAACTTTTTATTTAAAATTTTGATTAGCCGGAGGATGTGACATCATTTCTTAAAAAAAAATCCGGAAAAGAGAGAAAACAGCCTGTTCTGATGGACCGGACACGGTCCCGCTTTTCCGGCCATGTTCAATAACGATACATCATGACGTGGTTTGAGTCCTGAAACCGGTTACAAAAACGATGGGGGTTTCCGCTTGAAGATGATCGTATTGGATGTCAATCCCGGCATCGCCAACACACTTTGCTATATGCTCCTCTCCTGCGGTGTCAGAGGAATCCCCGCATCCGATGCCGAAACCGCACTGGATGTCTGCCGGTCGCATCCGGAAATCGATACGGGAATTATCGATGTCGACGACAATGAAGCGAAGGGTGTTCACTTTATATCGGAAATAGGACACATTCGCACAACGGGAGTTTTTAGGACTATCCTCCACTCCGCATCGTCCGGCGAGTATCTGAAGGAGAACATTGTCTGTCCTGGAATCATCGGCTATATTTCCAAACCGTTTCATGAAGAAAACACCTTCATTCAGCTGAAATCAATACTTTCGAAAATTATTTTCAAAGGAGACGAAAAGAGAAATTATTTACGGGTTATTCCGGCTTCGGATGAGCTTCTCCGTACCGATTTCAGATTGAAAGAATACCCGGGGCTTCTCTACGGGAAAATCATTAATCTCAGTATGGAAGGTATAGCAATTGCATTGCTAAAGTCCGTTCCGCCTTTACCCCTCAAAAAAGGCGCCCGCATTATCGATCTTCATCTCAACCTTGATTTCAGGGAAATGACGATTCAGGGCAATATTGTCGAAAAGCGAAGAGATGTCATCATTATCCGCTTTATCTCGCTTACCGAAATCGAGAAAATAATTATTGCCCGCTATATATTCAGGCGAATTTCCGACTAATGGCCGGCCGATAGCGGATATACCATAACCTTATAAATCCTTATCATATCCGGTTATTAATTTATAAGCAATCTCATTTCATTTTTAACCTGTGCCGGAAGATATCCATTGATTTTTTTTAAATTCGTAGTAATATAGTAAATAGGGGCCGTCAATCCACGGTATTTCAGGCCGGGATTGAACGGCAATGATAACCGGTATATCTCAGACGGATAAGGTTTATGCGGTATTTCGCAGAAGATCATCCTTATGAGTGGTTGTGAAACAATCATGAAGAGGATATAATAAATAAGCGAGGATATACATGCGATACGATCAATGCATCCGGGATCGAAAACAGGTAATCGGTGCTTTTTCTATTCTTTGCAGGACGGAGTATTAACCATGAATAAGCGGCTGCTGTCATCCATAATTGTAATTGTCGTTTTTTTCTTTGCCTCTTTTCCGCTCGTCTCAAATGAACTCGGTATAGAATACAGAATAGGTAGTCTGAATATTCCCGATTACCAGGTGACCAACAGCGAATTTCTGGATCAAATGGAATTACCCAATTTTTTTTACTGGGAT
This window of the Spirochaetales bacterium genome carries:
- a CDS encoding chemotaxis protein CheA, giving the protein MSDYLDPTNKELLKDFFDEAELQVELLEQNILLLENDPSNRDAIDEIFRAAHTLKGGSATVEMQEITQLTHLIENVLDEMRSETLKAGEYVVDILLKSIDIIKQMLRERLAGRIFEEDISALEDELNALLGEGGEKDKQKKKKEKKARPKEKKSHKEPSYQESDLTEYELLELRQSTGEGETLYQITVQFDKDAVMNTVGGIQVYAALKEIGTVIKTNPEFEQLYSDRFFPYVEYYISTKAGANQLEYICDMPDIIKSVRIIKLKETASTDEEMNESGEGSLTGGEEKAKASEAKTKLSDIRKITKFSSVLRVESNRIDALMNLVSEAVITKATFNQISSDYNNLLLDLQEATGRINARIKEFFKSLPEYMEAYKSNGKDLKAVTREVMNRFDNLPSDYIAFESALKNTIGQFHTTAQSLGRITNELQEGVMKIRMVPVEQIFSRFPRLVRDLSRDLNKNVKLKTEGEETELDKSVIEDLIDPLIHCVRNSLDHGIESEQERIKQGKPPEGTILLKAMNEGNMIIIEIYDDGRGIDVDDIRKKAVKLDLIHPDKHLSDIEAFNLIFQPGFSTAEKVTDVSGRGVGLDVVKKKIEKLNGNVSVWSKIGVGTKFTIKLPLTLAIIQGLMVRVGGEVYAVPITSVIESHRIKPEEIKLIDNYEVFNLREEVISIVRLNRIFKIQTDETKPHYYLVLVGSENNKVGLMVDSLIGEEDIVIKPLKDKYSNSPGIAGATILGDGTVSLIIDVSQLLDLDVQIEKTKRKEREAKIL
- a CDS encoding PilZ domain-containing protein, whose product is MIVLDVNPGIANTLCYMLLSCGVRGIPASDAETALDVCRSHPEIDTGIIDVDDNEAKGVHFISEIGHIRTTGVFRTILHSASSGEYLKENIVCPGIIGYISKPFHEENTFIQLKSILSKIIFKGDEKRNYLRVIPASDELLRTDFRLKEYPGLLYGKIINLSMEGIAIALLKSVPPLPLKKGARIIDLHLNLDFREMTIQGNIVEKRRDVIIIRFISLTEIEKIIIARYIFRRISD